A window of Oryza glaberrima chromosome 2, OglaRS2, whole genome shotgun sequence genomic DNA:
TTCAGGCCCCCGTCACGCCAAACAAACAGATAGAGAAGATGGTGGATGAGGCCGCTAGGCTCGCCAAGGTGTTCTGCGAGAGGAACTGGCCAGTCTTTGCGTTTCTTGACACCCACTACCCTGATAAGCCCgagccgcctttcccgccacaCTGTATAATTGGTTCTGGCGAGGAAAATTTTGTCCCAGGTTGTTCACGCTTCAATTTGTTGCCTCAACTTAAAGCTCCTAACCGGATATGTTTAGCATCTTTCGTTATGGGCTGAAGTGATCAATTGATGGTTTTGCCAACGCTGACATGAGAATGGCAACACGTTATGGTCCTCTTTTGGTGCCTGACAAAATTTAATCTCTACCATTTGCAGCTCTGGAGTGGCTGGAAAAGGATCCAAATGTAACGATCAGGAGGAAGGATTGTATTGATGGTTATCTTGGTGCATTTGAGAAAGATGGCTCAAATGTTTTTTCAGATTGGGTTGCGAAGTTTCAGATCAAAACCGTGAGTGATTTGGTTCTGCTACTCTTCGAGTACTTCAGAAGAAAAATAGTGTGGTTGTATATGAACCGTGATTTGGCTTGATGCAGGTATTGGTTTTAGGAATATGCACAGACTTTTGTGTTTTGGATTTTGCAAGTTCAGCTTTGGCTGCCAGGAACATTGGCCGAGTGCCTCCGCTGGAAGATGTTGTCATTTATTCAGAGGGTTGTGCTACGTATAACCTCCCAGTTGAAGTAGCCAGGAGTATGCAAGGAACCTTGGCTCATCCTCAGGTATTGGATCACTGAAAACCAATTAA
This region includes:
- the LOC127762223 gene encoding nicotinamidase 1, whose product is MGSDASSAADAMGVLRAAVPLQPDADLVLATGGGERGQVVGLVLVDVSNGFCTVGAGNLAPVTPNKQIEKMVDEAARLAKVFCERNWPVFAFLDTHYPDKPEPPFPPHCIIGSGEENFVPALEWLEKDPNVTIRRKDCIDGYLGAFEKDGSNVFSDWVAKFQIKTVLVLGICTDFCVLDFASSALAARNIGRVPPLEDVVIYSEGCATYNLPVEVARSMQGTLAHPQDLMHHMGLYMAKSRGAKVVDRIII